One window from the genome of Pedobacter schmidteae encodes:
- a CDS encoding carboxymuconolactone decarboxylase family protein has translation MEQRINIHQKGQEAMKTIFGIGTYLKKSPVEKSLLELVYFRVSQINGCAYCLDMHSKDARAAGESEQRLYGLSTWAETPYYTDRERAAFAWAEAITACHVPDSVYDIVKAQFIDQELIDLTLAITTINTWNRINLAFPNAIGTYKVGQFG, from the coding sequence ATGGAACAGAGAATTAACATTCATCAAAAAGGACAGGAAGCAATGAAAACTATTTTTGGTATTGGTACTTACCTAAAGAAAAGTCCTGTAGAAAAATCACTGCTTGAGCTGGTTTATTTTCGTGTATCACAAATCAACGGCTGTGCGTATTGCTTAGATATGCACTCAAAAGATGCACGTGCAGCCGGAGAAAGTGAACAACGTTTGTATGGATTAAGCACATGGGCCGAAACGCCCTACTACACAGACCGTGAACGGGCAGCTTTTGCCTGGGCCGAGGCTATTACCGCGTGTCATGTGCCTGATAGCGTTTATGATATAGTGAAAGCTCAATTTATTGATCAGGAATTGATAGATCTAACACTAGCCATTACAACTATTAACACATGGAACCGTATTAATTTGGCCTTTCCGAATGCTATTGGTACTTATAAAGTAGGTCAATTCGGTTAA
- a CDS encoding NAD(P)-dependent oxidoreductase, giving the protein MITLVVGASGKTGKQLVDQLLIAGQHVKVIVRLTSNIPERWENNQKVTVIRVSSLSNITVSEMTMYLKDCHAVASCLGHSLSFKGIYGAPRQLVTDTVQSLCQAILHNAPEKPLRFVLMNTAGNSNRNLNEPISFAQKILIHLFRLLLPPHLDNENAADYLRSKIGKTNIAIEWVVVRPDSLTDTEIITGYHSHASPTRSALFDPGQTSRINVAHFMCQLIVDEAVWNKWKGQMPVIYNSPN; this is encoded by the coding sequence ATGATCACATTAGTAGTCGGAGCAAGCGGTAAAACCGGAAAACAGTTGGTAGATCAATTGTTAATAGCGGGCCAGCATGTAAAGGTCATAGTTCGATTAACCAGCAATATTCCTGAACGGTGGGAAAACAACCAAAAGGTAACAGTGATCAGAGTAAGCAGCCTATCAAACATCACTGTTAGTGAAATGACAATGTACCTCAAAGACTGTCATGCAGTAGCATCTTGCTTAGGACATAGCCTAAGCTTTAAGGGGATTTATGGCGCTCCCCGACAGCTCGTTACGGATACTGTTCAATCGCTTTGCCAGGCAATTCTCCATAATGCACCCGAAAAACCGCTCAGGTTTGTATTGATGAATACTGCGGGAAATAGCAACCGGAACTTAAACGAGCCAATTTCTTTTGCACAAAAAATCCTGATCCATCTGTTTCGTTTACTGTTGCCACCACACCTTGACAATGAAAATGCTGCAGACTATCTACGGTCAAAAATAGGCAAAACAAACATTGCAATTGAATGGGTTGTGGTCCGCCCGGATAGTTTAACCGACACAGAAATCATTACGGGATACCACTCTCACGCGTCGCCTACCCGAAGTGCACTATTTGATCCCGGACAAACAAGCCGTATCAATGTAGCACATTTTATGTGTCAGCTTATCGTTGATGAAGCGGTATGGAATAAATGGAAAGGACAAATGCCGGTAATTTACAATTCGCCAAACTAG
- a CDS encoding pentapeptide repeat-containing protein, which translates to MIGNKIASARKKINISQAQLAERLFISPQAVGKWERGESFPDILTFNRLAEILGVDLNYFSGKFHSTTTEKAIDTLVVNRPERISLEKPKNKTAWDMSSGNWEGVDFSGLKNLQEKFSSSNIQNCLFCNSDLSGLMLKSNNVDRCDFSGSDISSSHFKTSNLANNVFKNCSLNTAEFSKSHIQGCDFSGSDMSNSQFQTTYLDKNIFKDCSWSAAEFLKSYMNGCDFSGANFTGTVFKSGGFANNIIVNAIWNGTSFIGMHLEDIVFDGVLEDCHFENCVFNWVKFEQATLKNTFLKNNRFKQIRVRFVDCKADPMTYGFLKTAKADLSGLTLLT; encoded by the coding sequence ATGATTGGCAACAAAATTGCCTCAGCCCGCAAGAAAATAAATATCTCTCAAGCACAACTTGCCGAGCGTTTATTTATTAGTCCACAGGCGGTTGGAAAATGGGAGCGTGGAGAGTCGTTTCCAGATATCCTTACTTTTAACCGGCTTGCCGAAATTTTAGGCGTTGACCTTAACTATTTCTCTGGGAAATTCCACTCGACTACTACCGAAAAGGCAATCGATACGTTAGTGGTTAATCGACCAGAAAGGATATCATTAGAAAAGCCAAAGAATAAAACTGCTTGGGATATGTCAAGCGGGAATTGGGAAGGCGTCGATTTCTCAGGATTGAAAAATTTGCAAGAAAAATTTAGTTCTTCCAATATACAGAACTGCTTGTTTTGTAATTCAGATTTGTCGGGATTAATGCTAAAAAGCAACAATGTTGATCGTTGTGATTTCTCGGGATCCGATATCAGTAGCAGCCATTTTAAAACCTCCAACTTAGCTAACAATGTTTTTAAGAACTGCTCGCTCAATACAGCTGAGTTCTCAAAAAGCCATATCCAGGGTTGTGATTTTTCGGGTTCTGATATGAGTAACAGCCAATTTCAAACTACTTACTTAGATAAAAATATTTTTAAAGACTGTTCATGGAGCGCAGCTGAATTTTTGAAAAGCTATATGAATGGCTGCGATTTCTCTGGCGCCAATTTTACCGGAACAGTGTTTAAATCTGGAGGTTTCGCAAATAATATCATTGTAAATGCAATATGGAATGGTACTTCCTTTATTGGAATGCACTTGGAAGATATCGTTTTTGACGGTGTGCTGGAAGACTGTCATTTTGAAAACTGTGTGTTTAACTGGGTGAAATTTGAGCAGGCAACACTTAAGAACACTTTTTTAAAAAATAACAGATTTAAACAGATCAGAGTTCGTTTTGTTGATTGTAAAGCCGATCCTATGACTTACGGATTTCTGAAAACTGCCAAAGCAGATTTGAGTGGCCTCACATTATTAACATGA
- the bla gene encoding class A beta-lactamase, subclass A2 has translation MKRNSHIFLILIATLFCPTLFAQTTLQHKLDSIVKSKRADVGFSALFLPDQKNISVNGNKHYPMQSVYKFHLALTVLNLVDNGKFSLQQKIRIKKSDLLANTWSPLRDKYPEGNLMLPLAEILKYTVSQSDNNGCDILFRLIGGPKSANDFIKKQGIKDINIVATEEEMHKDDQVQFSNWTTPNAANELLRKFLAGKILRKTTQNFLMKIMEETSTGPGKIKGLLPQGTRVAHKTGSSGVNKAGITAASNDIGIVSLPGGKKIIISAFVSMSKENEAENDKIIAELTKAVYDKGL, from the coding sequence ATGAAAAGAAATTCCCATATATTTTTGATATTAATAGCCACTCTTTTTTGCCCAACATTATTTGCTCAAACCACCCTTCAGCATAAGCTGGATAGCATTGTTAAGTCAAAAAGGGCTGACGTAGGATTTTCCGCCTTGTTTTTACCAGATCAAAAAAACATCTCTGTAAATGGGAATAAGCACTATCCTATGCAAAGTGTCTATAAATTTCATCTCGCGCTTACCGTATTGAATCTGGTAGATAACGGCAAGTTTAGCCTTCAACAAAAAATACGGATTAAAAAAAGCGATCTGCTCGCCAACACCTGGAGTCCATTACGAGACAAATATCCGGAAGGCAATCTGATGCTACCTTTAGCAGAAATACTGAAATATACCGTTTCACAAAGTGATAATAATGGTTGTGATATCCTGTTCCGGCTAATTGGAGGACCTAAATCTGCAAACGACTTTATCAAGAAACAAGGCATTAAAGACATCAATATTGTAGCAACCGAAGAAGAGATGCATAAGGATGATCAGGTTCAGTTCAGCAATTGGACTACGCCAAATGCAGCTAATGAGCTGCTCAGAAAGTTCCTTGCAGGAAAAATTCTCAGGAAAACAACGCAGAACTTTCTAATGAAAATTATGGAAGAAACATCGACAGGACCAGGAAAGATTAAAGGTTTATTGCCGCAGGGAACACGTGTGGCGCATAAAACGGGAAGTTCGGGTGTAAATAAAGCCGGTATTACCGCTGCCTCTAATGACATTGGAATAGTTAGTCTGCCTGGCGGAAAAAAAATAATCATTTCTGCTTTTGTATCCATGTCCAAAGAAAATGAGGCAGAGAACGATAAAATCATCGCAGAACTTACCAAAGCCGTATATGATAAAGGCTTATAG
- a CDS encoding DUF6268 family outer membrane beta-barrel protein: MKTLTTVRNYSIRNKPQMTSYCEHKAITILMYLCLITLTLLFSSKSYSQIIQDVGGVATTVHAKTTFKNKDLPSESSLSGNKFQLNTYDAWLPVPPFKIGRTSIFSNLNYRLMDFKYDNNSINDPNRIERIHEIKSVIIIRHPITSKWSVLAIAMPTLAADFKKSVSVDDLILDGILGISKKFGSASNLEIGFGVHALHSFGETLITPGISIDYRSTNNKWLAQFYWPRLNVLYSVSANTQIGLAGSIDWTRFNLKNYQGYSGKEVDYAQFSTIHGGLQVHQRLIGGIWFQAQAGMGLLNRYELFNANQKTVNDFSISNMGYGKAALTYRMGRR; this comes from the coding sequence ATGAAAACATTAACAACTGTTAGAAACTATAGCATCAGGAATAAACCCCAAATGACTTCATACTGCGAACACAAAGCGATCACCATCTTGATGTATTTGTGTTTAATTACTTTAACTCTTCTTTTTTCAAGTAAAAGTTACAGCCAGATTATTCAGGATGTTGGTGGCGTTGCCACAACAGTCCATGCAAAAACTACTTTTAAAAATAAGGATCTGCCATCAGAAAGTTCACTTTCCGGAAATAAGTTTCAACTGAATACCTACGACGCATGGCTACCTGTTCCTCCTTTTAAAATTGGCAGAACGAGCATTTTCAGTAACCTTAATTATCGTTTGATGGATTTTAAGTACGACAACAATTCTATAAATGATCCAAATCGGATTGAAAGAATTCATGAAATAAAGTCCGTAATTATCATCCGCCATCCCATTACAAGTAAATGGTCTGTTCTGGCAATAGCAATGCCCACCCTTGCTGCAGATTTTAAAAAATCTGTTTCTGTAGACGACCTGATTCTGGACGGGATACTTGGAATATCGAAAAAATTTGGTAGCGCATCAAATCTGGAAATTGGATTTGGAGTTCACGCACTACACTCGTTCGGAGAAACTTTAATTACCCCCGGGATATCAATTGACTACAGAAGCACAAACAATAAATGGTTAGCCCAATTTTATTGGCCAAGGTTAAATGTGCTTTATAGCGTAAGCGCAAATACCCAGATAGGTTTGGCCGGTTCAATAGACTGGACACGCTTTAATCTGAAAAACTATCAAGGCTATTCGGGCAAGGAAGTCGATTATGCTCAGTTCTCCACTATCCATGGTGGCTTGCAGGTACATCAACGTTTAATAGGTGGAATATGGTTTCAGGCACAAGCTGGAATGGGGCTTTTGAACCGTTATGAGCTGTTCAATGCCAACCAAAAAACAGTGAATGATTTCTCTATTTCCAACATGGGCTATGGAAAAGCGGCCCTCACCTATCGTATGGGTAGAAGATAA
- a CDS encoding RNA polymerase sigma factor — protein MAESGLLPNLFRTEYQKIVAVLCSLFGIEHIEVAEDLVSDTFLTATETWSLKGIPENPVAWLYTVAKNKTRNYLKHNAVFRQKLTPELIYRTEKLEELDLDLSKKNIADSQLAMIFTVCNPVIPGDAQVALALNLLCGFGFDEIADAFLTNKEVVYKRISRAKEKLREANIKIEQPSVKDLNERLDNVLKTLYLMFSEGYYSTSQYSSLRKEVCAEAMRLNRLLMDNVMTSCPTVIALLALMCFHASRFEARINIAGEQVLYDDQDDSLWDKDLIAAGTNYLNKASTGVEISKYHLEAGIAYWHTQKEDTADKWEHILQLYNQLLMFQYSVIAALNRTFALSKARGKAEAIIEAEKLNLKDYHFYYSLLGYLYTDIDNNIARTHFETALKLARSTTDKAMMQKHIKRLKQSA, from the coding sequence ATGGCCGAAAGCGGATTATTGCCTAATTTATTTAGAACAGAGTACCAGAAGATTGTTGCGGTACTCTGTTCGCTATTTGGTATTGAGCATATTGAAGTTGCTGAGGATTTGGTGAGCGATACTTTTTTAACAGCTACAGAGACCTGGAGTTTGAAAGGTATACCCGAAAATCCGGTTGCCTGGTTATATACTGTGGCCAAAAATAAGACCAGAAACTACTTAAAGCACAATGCTGTTTTTAGGCAAAAGCTGACACCTGAACTTATATACCGGACAGAAAAGTTGGAGGAACTGGATCTGGACCTATCAAAAAAGAACATTGCCGACAGTCAGCTAGCTATGATTTTTACGGTCTGTAATCCTGTGATACCAGGTGATGCACAAGTTGCACTTGCCTTAAATTTATTGTGTGGATTCGGTTTTGATGAAATAGCCGATGCTTTCCTGACCAATAAGGAAGTGGTGTACAAAAGAATCAGTCGCGCCAAGGAAAAGCTGAGAGAAGCAAATATTAAAATTGAACAACCTTCGGTAAAAGATCTTAACGAGCGGTTGGACAATGTATTAAAGACATTGTATTTGATGTTTTCTGAAGGTTACTATTCTACATCTCAGTATAGTAGCTTGCGTAAAGAGGTGTGTGCAGAAGCGATGCGCTTGAATAGGTTGCTGATGGATAATGTAATGACCAGTTGCCCCACTGTTATTGCACTGCTGGCCCTGATGTGTTTTCATGCTTCGCGGTTTGAAGCCCGTATAAATATTGCTGGTGAGCAGGTTTTATATGATGATCAGGATGACAGCTTATGGGACAAGGACCTGATTGCTGCCGGAACCAATTATTTAAATAAGGCTTCGACAGGAGTGGAGATCAGTAAGTATCATTTAGAAGCAGGAATTGCTTATTGGCATACCCAAAAGGAAGATACTGCTGATAAATGGGAGCATATCCTGCAACTTTATAATCAATTGTTAATGTTTCAATACTCGGTCATTGCAGCTTTAAATCGCACTTTTGCGCTTTCCAAAGCCAGAGGGAAAGCGGAAGCTATTATAGAGGCCGAAAAGCTTAATCTTAAAGATTATCACTTTTATTATTCGCTACTTGGTTATCTGTATACAGATATCGACAATAACATTGCACGCACGCATTTTGAAACAGCACTAAAGTTGGCCAGGTCGACTACAGACAAAGCTATGATGCAAAAACATATTAAACGGTTGAAGCAAAGCGCTTGA
- a CDS encoding fucose isomerase, translating to MITNTEKQVYLVCSGDLRLSANLNCWAAQQEMEALLAKALARQGWTVKRAHAYDGVKKHGFIDSQRMGIEVFKNIPAEVPLIVAESVWQYSHHVLAGLTTHQGPILTVANWSGQWPGLVGMLNLNGSLTKAEVVYSSLWSEDFTDDFFNKGLTEWLSTGTIKHDSSHVKDFDVVAIPAADEEKGRAFGRALRSKKAIMGVFDEGCMGMFNAIVPDDLLHKTGIFKERLSQSALYAKMLTVTDSEAEAVLNWLLDKGMTFKWGTDSLTELTKEQTLNQCKMYIAALRIADEFGCDTIGIQYQQGLKDLTATSDLAEGLLNNQDRPPVFSESGKELFAKQALPHFNEVDECAGIDALVTYNLWNELGMSGENTLHDIRWGEHYTGNGIDDFVWLFLISGAAPAAHFIDGYAGATSERQPPMFFHLGGGSLKGISKPGSLVWSRIYIMNDALHCDMGVGESVFLPNEETERRWQNTTPQWPIMHATLAGVTRDQMMARHQANHIHVVYATDQATAHQACRIKAAALEEMGIKVHFCGDVDCEGKYQAYS from the coding sequence ATGATAACAAATACCGAAAAGCAAGTTTATCTGGTATGCAGCGGCGATTTACGTTTGTCGGCCAACTTAAATTGCTGGGCTGCGCAACAAGAAATGGAAGCGTTACTAGCCAAGGCATTGGCCAGGCAAGGTTGGACCGTAAAAAGAGCGCATGCTTACGATGGAGTTAAAAAGCATGGCTTTATTGACTCGCAGAGAATGGGTATTGAGGTATTTAAAAATATACCTGCAGAAGTTCCATTGATTGTTGCAGAGAGTGTATGGCAATATTCTCATCATGTATTGGCAGGTTTGACCACCCACCAGGGACCTATTTTAACTGTTGCCAATTGGAGTGGGCAATGGCCAGGGCTTGTAGGAATGTTGAATTTAAATGGCTCGCTGACAAAAGCAGAGGTAGTTTACAGTAGCTTGTGGAGTGAAGATTTTACCGATGATTTTTTTAATAAAGGTTTAACAGAATGGTTATCGACGGGGACGATAAAACATGACAGCAGTCATGTAAAAGATTTTGATGTTGTTGCTATTCCTGCTGCGGATGAAGAAAAAGGCAGGGCATTTGGACGTGCATTGCGCAGTAAGAAAGCCATTATGGGCGTATTTGATGAGGGATGCATGGGGATGTTTAATGCTATTGTTCCCGATGATTTGTTGCATAAAACCGGAATATTTAAGGAACGACTAAGCCAATCGGCCTTATATGCAAAAATGCTAACTGTTACCGATAGTGAAGCGGAAGCTGTGCTTAATTGGTTGCTGGATAAAGGAATGACTTTTAAATGGGGAACAGATAGTTTAACTGAATTGACAAAAGAACAAACCCTGAACCAGTGCAAGATGTATATCGCTGCACTGCGTATAGCGGATGAGTTTGGTTGTGATACGATTGGAATTCAATATCAGCAGGGCCTGAAAGATTTAACGGCAACCAGCGACCTGGCAGAGGGCTTATTAAATAACCAGGATCGGCCTCCTGTATTTTCTGAGTCGGGTAAGGAATTATTTGCAAAACAGGCTTTGCCACATTTTAATGAAGTGGATGAATGTGCCGGAATTGATGCATTAGTAACCTATAATTTATGGAATGAACTTGGAATGTCTGGTGAAAATACTTTGCACGACATTAGATGGGGAGAACATTATACCGGTAACGGAATTGATGATTTTGTATGGCTTTTTCTGATTTCAGGAGCTGCACCAGCCGCGCATTTCATTGATGGGTATGCTGGTGCCACCAGCGAACGGCAACCACCAATGTTTTTTCATCTGGGGGGAGGAAGTCTTAAAGGAATCAGTAAACCTGGAAGCTTGGTTTGGAGCCGGATTTATATCATGAATGACGCTTTGCATTGTGATATGGGGGTTGGTGAGTCCGTATTTCTTCCAAATGAAGAAACCGAAAGACGCTGGCAGAATACTACACCGCAATGGCCTATTATGCACGCTACATTGGCCGGGGTAACCCGCGATCAGATGATGGCCCGCCATCAGGCAAATCACATCCATGTGGTCTATGCTACAGATCAGGCTACAGCACATCAGGCTTGTCGTATAAAAGCTGCAGCACTGGAAGAAATGGGGATAAAAGTTCATTTCTGTGGCGATGTGGATTGTGAGGGAAAATACCAGGCGTACAGCTAG
- a CDS encoding YciI family protein, with protein MNEFLIVIHRDLSSKDASPSPEQMQQAIKPFQDWIGGIAAQNRLVSRPQRWDTDGRVVKKDNAVINGPYAEIKESIGGVLIIKAENYEEAVEFAKGCPILQWGATVEVRMAVPNPQ; from the coding sequence ATGAACGAATTTTTAATAGTTATACACAGAGATCTAAGTAGCAAAGATGCAAGTCCGTCGCCAGAGCAAATGCAGCAGGCCATCAAACCGTTTCAAGACTGGATTGGGGGAATTGCGGCACAGAATAGACTGGTGAGTAGACCCCAACGATGGGATACTGACGGCCGGGTAGTTAAAAAGGATAATGCGGTAATTAATGGACCATATGCCGAAATTAAAGAATCAATAGGAGGTGTGCTGATCATTAAAGCCGAAAATTATGAGGAGGCTGTTGAGTTTGCAAAGGGCTGCCCGATTTTACAATGGGGAGCAACGGTTGAAGTGCGCATGGCGGTTCCTAACCCGCAATAA
- a CDS encoding sodium:solute symporter → MKNLPVLDLAIILAYLVAMVMVGVYFSRRNKNSDQYSKASGAIPGWAIGLSIYATFLSSNTFLGVPGKAFGSNWNAFVFSISMPIAAWVAAKYFVPFYRNTGEVSAYTNLEKRFGPWARTYAVVCFLLTQLARMGSIFFGISLTLQALTGYNMQMIMLVTGICIIIYTVMGGIEAVIWTEVVQGVLKTLGAVLIIYLVVSNMPGGISKIIEIGNKDNKFSLGSFSPDFTQTTFWVVMLYGFFINLNNFGMDQNYVQRYHTATSEKEASKSVWLCVWIYVPASLLFFVIGTCLYAYYQINPEMIVPIKLQVAAERLGAGVSAADVQHLAATLQPADYGDKVMPHFMVTMIPTGLIGLIVSAILSAAMSTISSGMNASATVFSEDIYKRYFKPTINDKQNLRLLHISTIVFGVAGMICGIAMIGVKSILDIWWQLSGIFAGGMLGLFLLGIISKKSGNMEAFAATVVGLLVIVWMSLSYLVPEQYAYLRNPLHANMIIVVGTLSIFLTGTIITKFKGAAA, encoded by the coding sequence ATGAAAAATCTACCTGTATTAGATCTTGCTATTATACTTGCTTATTTGGTGGCAATGGTGATGGTTGGCGTTTATTTTTCCCGTAGAAACAAAAATTCGGATCAATACTCCAAAGCTTCGGGCGCTATACCGGGCTGGGCCATCGGATTATCTATTTATGCAACTTTTTTAAGCAGTAATACTTTTTTAGGTGTTCCGGGCAAGGCTTTCGGCTCCAATTGGAATGCTTTTGTATTTAGTATTTCTATGCCCATTGCTGCATGGGTTGCTGCCAAATATTTTGTTCCGTTTTATCGCAATACGGGAGAGGTGTCGGCCTATACCAACCTGGAGAAACGCTTTGGTCCGTGGGCACGTACTTACGCCGTAGTTTGTTTTTTACTTACACAACTGGCGCGTATGGGCTCCATTTTTTTTGGTATCTCTTTAACCTTACAGGCTTTAACTGGCTACAATATGCAAATGATTATGCTGGTAACCGGTATTTGCATCATTATTTATACCGTAATGGGGGGGATAGAGGCCGTAATATGGACCGAAGTGGTGCAGGGTGTTTTGAAAACACTTGGTGCTGTATTAATTATCTACCTTGTAGTGTCTAATATGCCAGGCGGAATATCAAAAATTATTGAAATAGGAAACAAGGACAATAAGTTTAGTCTTGGCAGTTTTAGTCCCGATTTTACACAAACAACCTTCTGGGTGGTGATGCTTTATGGGTTTTTTATTAACCTGAATAATTTTGGTATGGACCAAAACTATGTACAACGTTATCATACAGCAACTTCAGAAAAAGAAGCTTCAAAATCTGTATGGCTTTGTGTGTGGATTTACGTACCCGCCTCTTTATTGTTTTTTGTGATAGGAACTTGTTTATATGCTTACTATCAGATCAATCCCGAGATGATAGTGCCGATAAAACTGCAGGTGGCGGCCGAGCGTTTGGGGGCTGGGGTATCAGCAGCCGATGTTCAACATTTAGCTGCAACACTTCAGCCTGCTGATTATGGAGATAAGGTGATGCCACATTTTATGGTAACCATGATTCCCACAGGGTTAATTGGTTTGATTGTTTCTGCTATTCTTTCTGCGGCAATGAGTACCATTAGCTCAGGTATGAATGCTTCAGCTACAGTATTTTCTGAGGATATTTATAAGCGTTACTTTAAGCCAACAATTAATGACAAGCAAAATCTGCGTTTATTACATATCTCGACCATTGTTTTTGGTGTGGCTGGTATGATTTGCGGTATTGCTATGATTGGCGTAAAGAGTATCCTTGATATCTGGTGGCAATTATCGGGAATATTTGCAGGTGGTATGCTCGGCTTATTCCTTTTAGGAATTATCAGTAAAAAATCGGGTAACATGGAAGCTTTTGCTGCCACAGTTGTTGGCTTATTGGTGATTGTTTGGATGTCACTTTCCTATCTGGTTCCCGAGCAATACGCTTATCTTAGGAATCCGCTGCATGCGAATATGATCATTGTGGTGGGAACGCTGTCTATTTTTTTAACGGGAACGATCATCACCAAATTTAAAGGAGCAGCGGCCTAA
- a CDS encoding AraC family transcriptional regulator: MSEMSTDFAVLKTAIQIHDIGKTSGFIKVPTPLHRPEYNFIVHITKGSAKQQVDADLASIKKNEILFVRQGNVTSLREVSPDANGHIILFEDQTLNQLLSKQELIKLFSSNIIIHLSEESSRWLTSLFELLSIELYYPNPNLNICYSLLQAGLQKIFSSSKELNKGINRSTEITFNFKELVYKHHLKHKTILFYAGKLSVSENYLHRCIKETIGQSPKEWINKVSILQSQLLLQDLTKSISEIAFELNYGDPSYFGRLFKKITGVTPSEYRLAFMQDLSE; the protein is encoded by the coding sequence ATGTCAGAAATGTCAACTGATTTTGCAGTTTTAAAAACAGCAATTCAGATACATGATATTGGAAAAACATCTGGCTTCATCAAAGTCCCTACCCCTTTGCACAGGCCCGAATACAATTTTATTGTTCACATTACCAAAGGAAGTGCAAAACAGCAGGTAGATGCTGATTTGGCTTCTATAAAAAAGAATGAAATCTTATTTGTCAGACAAGGGAATGTAACCTCCTTAAGGGAAGTAAGCCCCGATGCCAACGGGCACATCATTTTATTCGAAGATCAAACGCTCAATCAATTGTTATCAAAACAGGAACTCATTAAGCTATTTTCCTCGAATATAATCATTCATTTATCAGAAGAAAGTAGCAGATGGCTAACCTCCTTATTTGAGCTGTTGAGCATTGAACTTTATTACCCAAATCCAAATCTTAATATTTGCTATTCTCTTTTGCAAGCCGGACTGCAGAAAATTTTTAGTTCCAGTAAAGAACTGAATAAGGGTATAAACCGCAGTACCGAAATTACTTTCAATTTTAAGGAACTGGTTTACAAGCACCATTTAAAACATAAAACGATCCTGTTTTATGCTGGCAAATTATCCGTTTCCGAAAATTACCTCCACAGATGTATCAAAGAAACTATCGGTCAAAGCCCCAAAGAATGGATCAACAAAGTAAGCATCCTGCAAAGCCAGCTCCTTTTACAGGATCTGACCAAAAGTATTTCAGAAATAGCATTTGAGCTCAACTATGGCGATCCTAGTTATTTTGGGCGGCTTTTTAAAAAGATAACCGGAGTAACCCCTTCGGAATACCGGCTTGCATTTATGCAAGATTTGTCCGAGTAA
- a CDS encoding HEAT repeat domain-containing protein: MGFYDLNKQERIEVVAEINRNILAELEKGTFKMIIRYFADEDTYIRKSAYLSFGKIYHAKVILQPKIIGALEHLFEAEDFKIRQTAINAAGEVGKTDFENVRRFFEKGLFDSHHSPRNAVIGSIKKMGEVNPVPVLQWAQQYLHHEEKEIRREICHGIELRGRKYPQDILPMLQELQHDKTARVRNTLVHVIGQIAYKKGCIQTVVAHLKGWENKKLVADALEEIIDVHDRYKDFAVLTQEQARQYIEENFN; encoded by the coding sequence ATGGGGTTTTATGATTTAAATAAACAGGAACGGATAGAGGTTGTTGCTGAAATTAACCGCAACATTTTGGCAGAATTAGAGAAAGGAACATTTAAGATGATTATCCGATATTTTGCCGACGAAGATACTTATATCCGGAAATCTGCGTATTTATCATTTGGCAAAATATACCATGCCAAGGTAATACTTCAACCCAAAATAATTGGTGCATTGGAACATTTGTTTGAGGCTGAAGATTTTAAAATCAGGCAAACGGCAATCAACGCCGCCGGGGAAGTGGGTAAAACGGATTTTGAAAACGTCAGGCGGTTTTTTGAGAAAGGGTTGTTTGATAGTCACCATTCGCCCCGTAATGCGGTAATCGGTTCTATAAAAAAAATGGGAGAAGTAAACCCGGTGCCTGTGCTACAATGGGCACAACAATACCTGCATCATGAGGAGAAAGAGATACGCCGCGAAATATGCCACGGTATAGAGCTTAGGGGACGAAAATACCCTCAGGATATTTTACCTATGTTGCAGGAACTGCAACACGATAAAACTGCCCGGGTAAGAAATACATTAGTACATGTTATTGGGCAGATTGCCTATAAAAAGGGCTGCATTCAAACTGTAGTAGCTCACCTTAAAGGTTGGGAAAATAAAAAACTTGTTGCCGATGCTCTTGAAGAGATCATTGATGTTCATGACCGTTATAAGGATTTTGCTGTTTTAACACAGGAACAGGCGCGACAGTATATTGAAGAGAATTTTAATTAG